In Oncorhynchus tshawytscha isolate Ot180627B linkage group LG23, Otsh_v2.0, whole genome shotgun sequence, the following proteins share a genomic window:
- the LOC112245883 gene encoding syntaxin-12 isoform X2, protein MSYGRTDSYHSQPRDFSNLTQTCSVNIQKITQNTGQIKNMLYQMGTRQETPELQDRLQQVQHYTNQLAKETNRHLKDLGSLPLPPSEQRQQKIQKDRLMNDFSAALNNFQAVQRQAAEKERESVARARAGSRLTEDEGNVDEQLVTFEKDYDDWSQSQTQQLEEPEVTEEDLEVIKERETNIRQLESDIMDVNQIFKDLAVMIHDQGEMIDSIEANVESAEVHVDRGTGQLQRAAYYQKKSRKRMCMLAMVVSLVVTVLAIIIWQAIK, encoded by the exons ATGTCATACGGGAGAACAGACAGCTACCACTCGCAGCCGCGAGACTTCAGCAACCTCACCCAGACATGCAGTgtcaacatccagaaaatcacacagAATA CTGGGCAGATCAAAAACATGCTGTACCAGATGGGGACGAGGCAAGAGACCCCAGAGCTGCAGGACAGACT CCAACAGGTACAGCACTACACCAACCAGCTGGCCAAAGAGACCAACAGACACCTGAAAGATCTgggctccctgcctctccctccctcggaACAG AGACAGCAGAAGATCCAGAAGGACCGACTGATGAATGACTTCTCTGCAGCGCTCAACAACTTCCAGGCAGTCCAGCGACAGGCGGCTGAGAAGGAGAGGGAATCAGTGGCCAGGGCCCGGGCCGGGTCCCGCCTCACG GAAGATGAGGGGAACGTCGATGAACAACTTGTGACATTTGAAAA agattaTGATGACTGGAGTCAGAGTCAGACCCAGCAGCTGGAGGAGCCAGAGGTCACAGAGGAGGACCTGGAGGTCatcaaggagagagagaccaacatcaGGCAGCTAGAG tctgACATCATGGATGTAAACCAGATCTTTAAGGACCTGGCAGTGATGATCCACGACCAGGGAGAGATGATCG ACAGCATTGAGGCTAACGTGGAGAGTGCAGAGGTCCATGTAGACAGAGGGACCGGACAGCTCCAAAGGGCCGCCTACTACCAG AAGAAGTCCCGTAAGAGGATGTGTATGCTGGCCATGGTGGTGTCTCTGGTGGTCACCGTCCTGGCTATCATCATCTGGCAGGCCATCAAATGA
- the LOC112245883 gene encoding syntaxin-12 isoform X1 has translation MSYGRTDSYHSQPRDFSNLTQTCSVNIQKITQNTGQIKNMLYQMGTRQETPELQDRLQQVQHYTNQLAKETNRHLKDLGSLPLPPSEQRQQKIQKDRLMNDFSAALNNFQAVQRQAAEKERESVARARAGSRLTQEDEGNVDEQLVTFEKDYDDWSQSQTQQLEEPEVTEEDLEVIKERETNIRQLESDIMDVNQIFKDLAVMIHDQGEMIDSIEANVESAEVHVDRGTGQLQRAAYYQKKSRKRMCMLAMVVSLVVTVLAIIIWQAIK, from the exons ATGTCATACGGGAGAACAGACAGCTACCACTCGCAGCCGCGAGACTTCAGCAACCTCACCCAGACATGCAGTgtcaacatccagaaaatcacacagAATA CTGGGCAGATCAAAAACATGCTGTACCAGATGGGGACGAGGCAAGAGACCCCAGAGCTGCAGGACAGACT CCAACAGGTACAGCACTACACCAACCAGCTGGCCAAAGAGACCAACAGACACCTGAAAGATCTgggctccctgcctctccctccctcggaACAG AGACAGCAGAAGATCCAGAAGGACCGACTGATGAATGACTTCTCTGCAGCGCTCAACAACTTCCAGGCAGTCCAGCGACAGGCGGCTGAGAAGGAGAGGGAATCAGTGGCCAGGGCCCGGGCCGGGTCCCGCCTCACG CAGGAAGATGAGGGGAACGTCGATGAACAACTTGTGACATTTGAAAA agattaTGATGACTGGAGTCAGAGTCAGACCCAGCAGCTGGAGGAGCCAGAGGTCACAGAGGAGGACCTGGAGGTCatcaaggagagagagaccaacatcaGGCAGCTAGAG tctgACATCATGGATGTAAACCAGATCTTTAAGGACCTGGCAGTGATGATCCACGACCAGGGAGAGATGATCG ACAGCATTGAGGCTAACGTGGAGAGTGCAGAGGTCCATGTAGACAGAGGGACCGGACAGCTCCAAAGGGCCGCCTACTACCAG AAGAAGTCCCGTAAGAGGATGTGTATGCTGGCCATGGTGGTGTCTCTGGTGGTCACCGTCCTGGCTATCATCATCTGGCAGGCCATCAAATGA
- the LOC112245898 gene encoding tRNA selenocysteine 1-associated protein 1, which produces MSCLWMGNLEPYMDEKFISRAFATMGELVVGVRIIRNKMNWGAAGYCFVELADEATAERCLRKVNGKPLPGATPPKRFKLNRATYGRQGENRGGYSDNRYSQPYSYNNNQYYQQYPDYYSNWGYDQNIGSYGGYNYNHYDYSNQGYGETEDDGLEYPMVALDVVAANRQYMEESEELYDALTDCHWPALEPPGPTAVAPSKAQ; this is translated from the exons ATGAGTTGCTTATGGATGGGTAAC TTAGAGCCTTATATGGACGAGAAGTTCATCTCTCGTGCATTCGCCACCATGGGAGAGCTTGTGGTGGGGGTGAGAATCATCCGGAACAAAATGAACTG GGGTGCAGCAGGCTATTGCTTTGTTGAGCTGGCAGACGAGGCCACTGCTGAGAGGTGTCTCAGGAAAGTTAACGGGAAGCCTCTCCCTGGAGCCACACCG CCAAAGAGGTTCAAACTAAACCGCGCCACGTACGGAAGGCAAGGAGAGAACAG AGGTGGTTACTCAGACAACAGGTACAGTCAGCCATACTCGTACAACAACAACCAGTACTACCAACAGTACCCTGACTACTACTCCAACTGGGGCTATGACCAGAACATAGGCAGCTACGGAGGTTACAACTACAACCACTATGACTATAGCAACCAG GGTTATGGGGAGACTGAAGATGATGGACTGGAGT ACCCCATGGTGGCATTGGATGTGGTGGCTGCCAACAGGCAATAcatggaggagagtgaggagcTGTATGATGCCCTCACAGACTGCCACTGGCCTGCCCTGGAGCCTCCTGGTCCTACTGCTGTTGCACCATCCAAGGCACAGTAG
- the LOC112245896 gene encoding mitochondrial folate transporter/carrier, which yields MSPATGLPASSGSPGSSTPFSIAGHIQQVYSHVKIENLVAGLSGGVVSTLVLHPLDLVKIRFAVSDGLDLRPKYNGIIHCLRNVWQQEGVRGLYQGVTPNIWGAGASWGLYFFFYNAIKEYTKEGRQSELSATEHLLSAAQAGVLTLTLTNPIWVTKTRLVLQYNADPTRKQYKGMMDALVKIYRHEGIPGLYRGYVPGLFGTSHGALQFMAYEELKRDYNKYKKMPSEAKLNPLEYITMAALSKIFAVATTYPYQVVRARLQDQHNKYNGVLDVVRRTWRNEGAVGFYKGMVPNLIRVTPACCITFVVYENVSRFLMGQK from the exons ATGAGTCCTGCTACAGGACTTCCTGCTTCTTCGGGATCCCCTGGAAGTAGCACACCTTTCTCCATAGCAGGACATATCCAGCAAGTCTATAGCCATGTCAAAATAGAGAATTTGGTTGCAGGACTCAGTGGAGGAGTCGTGTCAACACTGGTGCTTCACCCTCTTGACCTAGTCAAAATCAGGTTTGCAG TGAGTGATGGACTGGACCTGAGACCTAAATATAATGGCATTATTCATTGTTTGAGAAATGTGTGGCAGCAGGAGGGGGTCCGAGGACTCTACCAAGGAGTCACCCCCAACATCTGGGGTGCTGGGGCATCATGGGGCCTCTACTTCTTCTT TTACAATGCCATCAAGGAGTACACTAAGGAAGGGCGTCAGTCTGAACTGAGTGCCACAGAACACCTGCTGTCAGCCGCCCAAGCAG gTGTATTGACTCTCACCCTAACCAACCCTATCTGGGTGACTAAGACTCGCCTGGTGCTGCAGTATAACGCTGATCCCACCAGGAAACAGTATAAAGGGATGATGGATGCACTGGTGAAGATCTACCGGCATGAGGGGATACCTGGACTGTACAGG GGGTATGTTCCTGGTTTATTTGGCACGTCACACGGGGCATTGCAGTTCATGGCCTATGAGGAGTTGAAGAGAGACTACAACAAATACAAGAAAATGCCTTCAGAAGCTAAACTG AATCCATTGGAATATATCACAATGGCAGCTCTATCCAAAATATTTGCTGTGGCTACCACATACCCTTACCAGGTGGTGCGGGCTCGTCTGCAGGACCAGCATAATAAATACAATGGAGTCCTGGATGTGGTCAGGAGGACATGGAG GAATGAGGGAGCTGTAGGGTTCTATAAAGGCATGGTGCCCAACCTGATCCGTGTCACCCCAGCCTGCTGTATCACCTTCGTGGTCTATGAGAACGTGTCTCGCTTCCTGATGGGCCAGAAGTGA